In Methanosarcina barkeri MS, a single window of DNA contains:
- a CDS encoding peroxiredoxin — MSKINIGDKIQDFRLRDQKQKEVHLYDFAGKKVLLSFHPLAWTNVCAEQMKSLEENHEMFTRLNTVAFGISVDPIPSKRAWTKELGITHIKLLSDFWPHGEVARAYGIFREKEGVSQRANIIIDEEQKVIFFEEYPVHELPDMAKIARILEQGSKVQL, encoded by the coding sequence ATGAGCAAAATTAATATCGGGGATAAAATACAGGATTTCAGGCTAAGAGACCAGAAACAGAAAGAGGTGCACCTCTATGATTTCGCTGGCAAGAAGGTTCTTTTATCATTCCATCCACTCGCCTGGACAAACGTGTGCGCAGAACAGATGAAATCACTTGAGGAAAACCACGAAATGTTCACCAGATTGAACACGGTGGCTTTTGGCATAAGTGTGGACCCTATACCTTCAAAAAGAGCCTGGACTAAGGAACTTGGAATTACGCACATCAAGCTTCTTTCGGACTTCTGGCCGCATGGGGAGGTTGCCAGAGCATATGGGATATTCAGAGAAAAAGAAGGGGTTTCTCAGAGGGCGAACATAATTATCGACGAGGAACAGAAGGTTATATTCTTCGAAGAATATCCTGTGCACGAACTTCCTGATATGGCAAAGATTGCAAGAATTCTGGAACAAGGGAGTAAAGTTCAGCTCTAA